A genomic segment from Corylus avellana chromosome ca5, CavTom2PMs-1.0 encodes:
- the LOC132181917 gene encoding disease resistance protein RUN1-like, whose translation MATPSVRLYDKDSIIASLAALCKIANKNVKDKPLVQSGCKKSLAQRPSSSSREIKKPIGHRPPSQPHESRVTALPSLSSPPTPTPTPTAHRPRHCRLGHNPYPFLPLGLTSHGPPLTELTAHAHAHRPRHCRSLSLAAPPLSVIRLLYRRSLFRRCRIRFIVDNTAWVINEDSVVFDDDVVEINTIGDEDPSVHTNPMTNKRVQKKRKRTSVVWTHFDEIRSKDANDSRIWAKCKFCDHKYIANSSHGTGNLQKHMKTCGGKNDHDIQQLLLSRDQGTLSLEWERVIDISTFLGCFYRATCAFSGTKYPTANLYFPVVALIYVNLRQEVGGDGYKRLMANQMLAKFEKYWSEFNVALAIAVVLDPRYKLRLVNTPTTSSSTVVRLQEDPDWEKEFLAFDGVDSDANKTQLELYLDEPKYVEKNATFDILSFWKGNEFRYPEVAAMARDILGIPISTVASESTFSVGGRVIDQYRSSLKPDIVETLICTRDWLYGEQGKLYTFGAGDKGQLGIELVANQTERGSPELVVLSLKWPLCRVEYPSLVNCVSFAIYHFSPNSPQAMAASTSTSSSSSSHPSWTYDAFLSFRGEDTRKNFTDHLYFALRDAGINTFRDDNELRRGEDITSELLSAIQRSKISIIVFSRNYAASRWCLEELVKIMECRRTVRQLVLPIFYDVEPSDVRNQTGSFAEAFLKHEERYLLDIDKVLRWRRALIEAANLSGWDLTNTVDGHEAKFIRKIVEAVLREVNSTYLYVTLYPVGIDSRVQAITSLLRVGVDDVRMVGIWGMGGMGKTTISKAIYNQFFHSFEGKSFLANIRETSKQLDGQVRLQEQLLSDILKTGKIKVNNVDRGITMIKERLHDKRVLVILDDVDQLEQLNAIARSRDWFGSGSRIIITTRDEQLLKALEVDEVYTAQEMSENESLELFSWHAFRNSYPTEDYMDLSRSVVAYSGGLPLALEVLGSFLFTRSMQEWKSALEKLKRIPNDQVQTKLRISFDGLSDSTQKDIFLDISCFFIGMDKNYVIQILDDCNFFAEIGISVLIQRCLLSVGERNKLIMHDLLRDMAREIVREECPKIPGKRSRLWLHEEAIDIFAKQEGTKAVEGLTLKLPRLSTVTFSTRTFIKMQRLRLLHLDHVHLTGDYEHVSKDLRWLRWHGFPLKLFPNNFYSRNLVAIDLRYSNLTQIWKNSKELFEKLKFLNLSHSHYLSQTPNFAGLPNLEKLILKDCTSLFEVHQSIGDLNNLVLVNLKDCKSLESLPKSFYRLKSLQTLIISGCSSIDNLAEELGEMESLTTFLADDTAIRQVPCTIVQLKNLKHLSLCGCKGSPSKTLPSLLWSFIYPRKSPKSVNLLPASLQGLISLRDLCLSDCNLSDDAIPKDLGSLCSLQYLDLQNNQFHSLPSSLGGLSKLHTLDLDYCTKLQSIPDLPPSLNSLRATDCTALERMPNLSNISNLEYLYLANCNKLVEIPGLDTLLMSIREIQMEGCSNLTNAFKQRILEEWSLRGFGIALGIFLPGNDIPDWFSYKDEGPSLCFKVPHIIDGNIQWFTVCIVYSACPDRILGLGFPTNSISIINYTKGRTETMSPITTNAVNTDDDGDHMWQANFSTHWFHSEAGDEVEVIVDFGLGFDVKKIGVCPVYYMVIDGKMIHYASTSNKGVIVVSDDEDASTDQVAIKSKRSLGDDKAESSHGCLDDEREPKRLRCDHNSEMSIDDV comes from the exons ATGGCTACTCCAAGTGTTAGGCTATATGATAAGGATTCTATCATAGCATCTCTAGCAGCATTATGTAAAATAGCTAATAAAAACGTGAAGGATAAACCTCTTGTGCAGTCCGGCTGCAAAAAGT CCCTTGCCCAGCGCCCCAGCTCCAGCAGCCGCGAGATCAAGAAACCCATAGGCCATAGGCCTCCCTCTCAGCCTCACGAGTCACGAGTCACGGCCCTCCCCTCACTGAGCTCACCGCCCACGCCCACGCCCACGCCCACCGCCCACCGCCCACGCCACTGCCGGTTAGGCCATAACCCATACCCATTCCTCCCTCTCGGCCTCACGAGTCACGGCCCTCCCCTCACTGAGCTCACCGCCCACGCCCACGCCCACCGCCCACGCCACTgccggtctctctctctcgccgctCCTCCACTTTCAGTCATCAGACTCCTCTACCGCCGCTCTCTCTTCCGCCGATGTCGCATCCG ctttattgTTGATAATACGGCATGG GTGATTAACGAAGATTCGGTTGTATTCGATGATGATGTGgttgaaataaatacaatagGAGATGAAGATCCTTCTGTTCATACGAATCCGATGACGAACAAAAGGGTCCAGAAGAAGCGTAAGAGGACCTCAGTAGTTTGGACTCATTTTGATGAAATTCGTTCTAAAGATGCAAATGACTCAAGGatatgggcaaaatgcaagtTTTGTGATCATAAATATATAGCTAACAGTTCACATGGAACTGGAAATCTGCAGAAGCATATGAAGACTTGTGGGGGGAAAAATGATCATGATATTCAGCAATTGCTCCTATCTAGAGATCAAGGAACTCT TTCACTTGAGTGGGAAAGGGTGATTGATATCAGTACTTTTTTGGGCTGCTTTTATCGTGCTACATGTGCTTTTTCTGGTACCAAATATCCCACAGCCAATTTATATTTTCCTGTAGTTGCATTGATTTATGTGAACTTGAGGCAAGAAGTGGGCGGAGATGGGTATAAGAGATTAATGGCAAATCAAATGCTAgccaaatttgagaaatattggtcaGAATTTAATGTAGCATTGGCCATTGCAGTTGTCTTGgatcctcgttacaagcttcGCCTTGTAAA taCTCCTACAACTTCAAGCTCCACAGTCGTTCGGCTACAAGAAGACCCAGATTGGgaaaag GAATTTCTAGCATTTGATGGAGTCGATTCTGATGCAAACAAGACTCAATTAGAACTTTATTTGGATGAGCCCAAGTATGTGGAAAAGAATGCGACATTTgatatcctttcattttggaaaggaaatgaatttcgTTATCCTGAAGTAGCTGCCATGGCTCGTGATATTTTGGGTATTCCTATTTCGACTGTTGCTTCAGAATCCACATTTAGTGttggtggacgtgtgattgatcagTATAGGAGTTCACTTAAACCTGATATTGTTGAGACATTAATTTGTACTagagattggttatatggagagcaag GAAAGCTATATACATTTGGTGCTGGAGATAAAGGGCAGCTGGGCATAGAGCTTGTTGCCAACCAGACCGAAAGGGGAAGCCCAGAGCTG gttgttctCTCGTTGAAGTGGCCATTATGTAGAGTTGAGTACCCCAGCCTCGTGAACTGCGTCTCCTTTGCCATTTACCACTTTTCCCCCAATTCTCCTCAGGCCATGGCTGCCAGTACCTCCacctcttcatcttcttcctcccatCCAAGCTGGACCTATGACGCcttcttgagttttagaggcgaAGACACGCGCAAGAACTTCACCGACCATCTCTATTTTGCTCTAAGAGATGCTGGAATCAACACCTTCAGAGATGACAACGAGCTTCGAAGAGGAGAGGATATTACATCCGAACTGTTGTCGGCAATACAAAGGTCCAAAATCTCTATCATCGTCTTCTCCAGAAACTACGCGGCCTCTAGGTGGTGCTTGGAGGAACTTGTGAAGATCATGGAGTGCCGAAGAACAGTGAGGCAGCTGGTTCTACCTATCTTCTATGATGTTGAACCGTCGGATGTGCGCAACCAAACGGGTAGTTTTGCTGAAGCATTTTTGAAACATGAAGAGCGTTACTTGTTGGACATAGACAAGGTACTGAGGTGGAGAAGAGCTCTGATTGAAGCTGCTAATTTGTCTGGGTGGGATCTAACAAACACTGTGGACGG GCATGAAGCCAAATTTATTAGGAAAATTGTTGAAGCGGTTTTAAGGGAAGTCAACAGCACGTATTTATATGTTACACTCTATCCAGTTGGAATAGATTCTCGCGTGCAAGCCATCACTTCATTGTTAAGGGTTGGAGTCGATGATGTCCGCATGGTAGGAATTTGGGGAATGGGTGGAATGGGGAAAACAACCATTTCTAAAGCCATATATAACCAATTTTTTCATAGTTTTGAAGGTAaaagttttcttgcaaataTTAGGGAAACTTCTAAGCAACTTGATGGTCAGGTTCGATTACAGGAGCAACTTCTTTCTGATATCTTGAAGACAGGCAAGATAAAGGTGAATAATGTTGATAGGGGAATTACTATGATAAAAGAAAGACTTCATGATAAAAGGGTACTTGTTATACTTGATGATGTAGACCAGTTGGAGCAACTCAATGCCATAGCTAGAAGTCGTGATTGGTTTGGCTCAGGAAGTAGGATTATTATAACAACTAGGGATGAGCAATTGCTAAAGGCGCTTGAAGTGGACGAAGTGTATACAGCCCAAGAAATGAGTGAAAATGAATCTCTGGAactctttagttggcatgcctttagGAATAGTTATCCCACAGAAGATTATATGGACTTGTCAAGAAGTGTTGTTGCTTATTCTGGAGGATTACCACTAGCTCTTGAAGTTTTGGGTTCTTTTCTATTCACTAGGAGCATGCaagaatggaaaagtgcattggaGAAATTGAAAAGGATCCCTAATGATCAAGTTCAAACAAAACTTAGAATAAGCTTTGATGGATTAAGTGATAGTACTCAAAAGGATATATTTCTTGATATATCATGTTTTTTTATCGGAATGGACAAAAACTATGTTATACAAATATTGGATGATTGTAACTTTTTTGCAGAGATTGGAATTAGTGTCCTCATTCAGCGGTGTCTTCTTTCAGTTGGTGAGAGAAACAAACTCATAATGCATGATTTGCTTCGAGACATGGCAAGAGAAATTGTTCGTGAAGAATGCCCTAAAATACCAGGAAAGCGTAGTAGATTATGGTTGCATGAGGAAGCAATTGACATATTTGCAAAGCAAGAG GGAACAAAAGCAGTTGAAGGACTTACTTTAAAATTGCCAAGATTAAGTACAGTGACTTTCAGTACAAGAACATTTATAAAGATGCAGAGATTGAGATTACTCCACCTTGATCATGTACACCTTACTGGAGATTATGAGCATGTTTCCAAAGATTTAAGGTGGCTCCGTTGGCACGGATTCCCTCTAAAGCTTTTTCCAAACAACTTTTACTCAAGAAACCTAGTTGCGATTGACTTGCGATATAGCAACCTCACACAAATTTGGAAAAACTCCAAG GAACTGTTCGAGAAGTTGAAATTCCTAAATCTCAGTCATTCTCATTACCTATCTCAGACCCCTAACTTTGCTGGACTCCCTAATCTTGAGAAACTAATACTCAAAGATTGTACGAGTTTGTTTGAGGTTCACCAATCTATTGGAGATCTTAATAATCTTGTTTTGGTAAATTTGAAAGATTGCAAAAGTCTTGAAAGTCTACCAAAGAGTTTCTATAGGTTGAAGTCTCTTCAAACTCTCATAATTTCTGGTTGTTCTAGCATTGACAATTTGGCTGAGGAGTTGGGGGAGATGGAATCCTTGACAACTTTTCTTGCAGATGACACAGCTATAAGACAGGTGCCATGTACCATAGTACAATTGAAGAACCTCAAACACTTGTCATTGTGTGGGTGTAAAGGATCACCATCTAAGACACTCCCGTCACTTCTTTGGTCTTTCATATACCCAAGGAAAAGTCCAAAGTCAGTCAATCTATTGCCTGCTTCACTACAAGGCTTGATCTCACTTAGAGATTTATGTCTAAGCGATTGCAACTTATCAGATGATGCAATTCCTAAAGATCTTGGGAGTTTATGTTCTCTTCAATATTTAGATCTACAAAACAATCAGTTTCATAGCTTACCATCGAGCCTTGGTGGtctttcaaaacttcatactCTCGATTTGGATTATTGCACAAAGCTTCAATCAATTCCAGATTTACCACCAAGTTTGAATAGTCTTCGCGCAACAGACTGCACAGCGTTGGAAAGAATGCCAAATCTAtcaaatatctcaaatttgGAATATTTGTACCTCGCTAATTGCAATAAATTAGTCGAGATTCCAGGCTTGGATACGTTGTTGATGTCCATTAGAGAGATTCAAATGGAAGGGTGCAGCAATCTAACTAATGCTTTTAAACAAAGAATCCTGGAg GAATGGAGTCTCAGAGGATTTGGTATTGCTTTGGGCATTTTTCTCCCTGGCAATGATATTCCTGATTGGTTTTCGTATAAGGACGAGGGACCCTCCTTATGTTTTAAAGTACCTCACATTATTGATGGTAATATCCAATGGTTCACTGTATGCATTGTTTACTCAGCATGTCCTGACAGGATACTAGGTCTTGGTTTTCCTACCAATAGCATTTCAATAATCAATTATACCAAGGGTAGGACTGAGACTATGAGTCCAATAACAACTAATGCAGTAAATACCGATGACGATGGAGATCACATGTGGCAAGCCAATTTTTCTACACATTGGTTCCATTCGGAGGCTGGTGATGAAGTAGAGGTTATTGTAGATTTTGGGTTGGGATTCGATGTTAAGAAGATAGGGGTTTGCCCAGTATACTACATGGTTATTGATGGAAAAATGATTCACTATGCATCTACATCGAATAAGGGTGTCATTGTTGTtagtgatgatgaagatgcaTCTACAGATCAGGTTGCAATTAAGTCTAAAAGAAGCCTCGGTGATGATAAAGCAGAATCGAGCCATGGTTGCTTGGATGATGAACGAGAGCCTAAAAGATTGAGATGCGATCATAATTCTGAAATGAGTATAGATGACGTTTGA
- the LOC132183379 gene encoding uncharacterized protein LOC132183379 → MALERLPNLSNFLHMEALYLSNCNKLAEILGLDKLLNFISEIQMERCSNLTNNFKQSILQEWTLSGFRSLYGIFLPDNDIPDWFTYKDEGRSICFEVPRIIDHNMEGFAVCTVHSSCDNGEIWYAGDLPIISVLNKTKSTTYQNERRFNITLEISHEDHIWIFNFDKYEVNLEAGDEVEVIADFGPEIDVKKIGVRLVYTGILMGK, encoded by the exons ATGGCGTTGGAAAGATTGCCAAATCTATCAAATTTCTTACATATGGAAGCTTTGTACCTCAGTAATTGCAATAAATTAGCAGAGATTCTTGGCTTGGATAAGTTGTTGAATTTCATTAGCGAGATTCAAATGGAACGGTGCAGcaatttaacaaataattttaaacaaagcaTCCtacag GAATGGACTTTGAGTGGATTTCGTAGCTTGTATGGCATTTTTCTCCCCGACAATGATATACCTGATTGGTTTACATATAAGGATGAGGGACGCTCTATATGTTTTGAAGTGCCTCGCATCATTGATCATAATATGGAAGGGTTCGCTGTATGCACTGTTCATTCATCATGTGACAATGGAGAGATATGGTACGCTGGTGATCTTCCTATCATTTCCGTACTCAATAAAACCAAGAGTACCACTTATCAAAATGAAAGGCGATTTAACATTACTCTAGAAATATCGCATGAAGATCACATTTGGATATTCAATTTTGATAAATATGAGGTCAATTTGGAGGCCGGTGACGAAGTAGAGGTTATCGCAGATTTTGGGCCAGAAATCGATGTTAAGAAGATAGGGGTTCGCCTAGTATATACAGGGATATTGATGGGAAAATGA
- the LOC132181916 gene encoding disease resistance protein RUN1-like yields MAATAFPSSSSSSSSSFHSNRTYDVFLSFRGKDTRKNFTDHLYFTLDNAGIKTFRDDNELRRGEDISSELLSAIEGSKISIIVFSRDYAASTWCLEELVKIMECRRTVRQFVLPIFYDVEPSDMRYQTGSFAQAFSKYEELYLSNIDKVLRWRSALREAANLSGWVLKNTADGHEAKFINKIVKEVSRELNSTYLFVTLYPVGIESRVKDITSLLRVGADDVRMLGIWGIGGMGKTTISKAIYNELFHSFEDKSYLANIRETSKQPYGLVRLQEQLLSDILKTRKIKVNDVNRGITMIQERLRDRSVLIILDDVDNLEQLDAITTRSRDWFGRGSRIIITTRDEQMLKVLQVDEVYTTKEMSEKESLELFSWHAFRNGYPTEDYMELSRSVVAYSGGLPLALEVLGSFLFSRSMDDWKDTLEKLKRIPNDEIQTKLRISYDALSDDTQKDIFLDISCFFIGMDKAYVTQILNACGFSAKIGISVLIQRCLLSVGERNKLVMHNLVRDMGREIVREEYPKIPGKRSRLWLHDDALDILAKHELNPPINMDGKYRM; encoded by the exons ATGGCTGCCACTGCCTTCccctcttcatcttcatcttcatcttcttctttccaTTCCAACCGAACTTACGATgttttcttgagttttagaggtaAAGACACGCGCAAAAATTTCACCGACCACCTCTATTTCACTCTCGACAATGCCGGAATCAAGACCTTCAGAGATGACAATGAACTCCGAAGAGGAGAAGATATTTCATCCGAATTGTTGTCGGCCATCGAAGGGTCTAAAATTTCTATTATCGTCTTTTCTAGGGACTACGCGGCTTCTACGTGGTGCTTGGAGGAACTTGTAAAGATCATGGAGTGCCGAAGAACGGTGAGGCAGTTCGTTCTGCCTATCTTCTACGATGTTGAACCATCGGATATGCGCTACCAAACCGGTAGTTTTGCGCAAGCATTTTCGAAATATGAAGAGCTTTATTTGTCAAACATAGACAAGGTACTTAGGTGGAGGAGTGCTCTAAGGGAAGCTGCTAATTTGTCAGGGTGGGTTCTAAAAAACACAGCGGATGG GCACGAAGCCAAGTTTATTAACAAAATTGTTAAAGAGGTTTCAAGGGAACTTAACAGCACATACTTATTTGTTACACTCTACCCAGTTGGAATAGAATCTCGTGTGAAAGACATCACTTCATTGTTAAGGGTTGGAGCCGATGATGTCCGCATGTTAGGCATATGGGGAATTGGTGGAATGGGGAAAACAACCATTTCTAAAGCCATATATAACGAACTTTTCCATAGTTTTGAGGATAAAAGTTATCTTGCAAATATTAGGGAAACTTCTAAGCAACCTTATGGCCTCGTTCGATTACAGGAGCAACTTCTTTCTGATATCTTGAAGACAAGAAAGATAAAGGTGAATGATGTTAATAGAGGAATTACTATGATACAAGAAAGACTTCGTGATAGAAGTGTACTTATTATACTTGATGATGTAGACAACTTGGAGCAACTTGATGCCATAACAACTAGAAGTCGTGACTGGTTTGGCCGAGGAAGTAGGATTATTATAACGACTAGAGATGAGCAAATGCTAAAGGTGCTTCAAGTGGACGAAGTATATACAACCAAAGAAATGAGCGAAAAAGAATCTCTAGAactctttagttggcatgcctttagGAATGGTTATCCCACCGAAGATTATATGGAATTGTCAAGAAGTGTCGTTGCTTATTCTGGAGGACTACCGCTAGCTCTTGAAGTTTTGGGTTCTTTTCTATTCTCTAGGAGCATGGATGATTGGAAAGACACGTTAGAGAAATTGAAAAGAATCCCTAATGatgaaattcaaacaaaacTTCGAATAAGCTATGATGCATTAAGTGACGATACTCAAAAGGATATATTCCTTGATATATCATGTTTCTTTATCGGAATGGACAAAGCCTATGTCACACAAATATTGAATGCCTGTGGTTTTTCTGCAAAGATTGGAATTAGCGTCCTCATCCAGAGGTGTCTTCTTTCAGTTGGTGAGAGAAACAAGCTCGTAATGCATAATTTAGTTCGAGACATGGGAAGAGAAATTGTTCGCGAAGAATACCCCAAAATTCCAGGAAAGCGTAGTAGATTATGGCTGCATGATGATGCACTTGATATATTGGCAAAGCATGAG TTAAATCCACCAATTAATATGGATGGAAAGTATAgaatgtga